TAAGCCATTTGCTATCGAGGTCAGCCTTAGTGAGTACGGTATTGTTCAGGTAAAGGGTATTCTCATCGATATAACCTTTTTCCAGCGCATAGGCTACCTGTTGCATCGGCAGCAGCTGTACCCTGTCTTTCACCACAAAACCTAGGAGCAGGCGATCAAACAGGTTGATCTCATACTGCCTTTCCAGGCTTTTAATCACGCGTACGGAGCTATCTGTACTGCAACCGCTGACGGTCACATTCGTTTCGTCGGCAATCAGTACAATAACCTGGTCCATGATAACGCCACCCCAGCCCTTTACAGGGTCGCCGTGGGCGTTCCACTGCCCGGTAAACTGGTCCAGTTGTTCGTTGATCTCCAATACTTCCCTTTCGTTGAATGGTCTGTTACTCTGGTATATCCAAACCCTGGAAGCTGGAGAAAATCCTTCAGGGAAATTAATCTTGTTCATCATACTGCAAAATTAGTCAATTCAACACTATTTCAGGCTTTCTGCGATGATTTCTGCCAGATCCAGCACCTGTACTGAATCTTCCTTGCCAGCTTCCTTTACGCCATCGGTGAGCATGGTCATACAGAACGGACAGTTGGCGGCTACCACGGAGGCACCGGTATCCACTGCTTCCTGGCCACGTTCAAAGTTGATGCGGTTGGTGCCTTTTTCTTCTTCCTTGAACATCTGTGCACCGCCGGCGCCACAACAGAGGCCTTTGCTGCGACAACGTTTCATTTCTACCAGCTCTGCATCCAGTATTTCCAGTACTTTTCTTGGGGCTTCATAGATCTCATTGGCTCTTCCCAGGTAGCAGGAATCGTGGTAGGTAATCTTTTTGCCTTTAAAGCTGCCGCCTTCCTTCACTTTGATCTTGCCTTCGTCTATCAGCTGCTGCAGGTAGGTGGTATGATGGATTACTTCATAGTTGCCTCCCAGCGCAGGATATTCATTTTTTATGGTATTGAAGCAATGCGGACAGGTAGTGACGATTTTTTTTACTTCGTACATGTTGAGTACCTGTATGTTGCTCTGGGCCATCATCTGGAAGATGAATTCATTACCGGCCCTGCGTGCAGGGTCGCCGGTGCAGCTTTCTTCTCTTCCCAGTACAGCGAATTTGACACCTACCTTATCGAGGATGGTGGCAAATGCCTTGGTAATCTTTTGTGTACGCTGGTCGAAGCTGCTGGCGCAACCCACCCAGAACAGTACTTCAGGTGTTTCTCCATTGGCGGCATATTCTGCCATTGTCTTTATATGCATCCCTGATATTTTTAGTATTAACTATTCATTTCGTTGATCCAGTTCTCACGGTCGTCCGGGCCAAATTTCCATGGCGCCATATTATTTTCAATATTGCTGAACATACCTGTCCATTCTGCCGGTGCACTGGATTCTTCCATCACCAGGTAGCGGCGCAGCTGCAGGATAATATCGAGCGGGCTGATACTCACGGGGCATTCCTGTACGCAGGCGTTACAGGTAGTGCAGGCCCGCAGCTCTTCTTCGGTGATGTAGTCGCGCAGCAGCGTTTTGCCATCCTCCTGGAAGGTGCCGTTATTGGCCTTGATATTTTTACCTACTTCCGTTACACGGTCGCGGGTATCCATCATGATTTTTCGTGGTGATAACAACTTGCCGGTCAGATTCGCCGGGCAGGCAGCGGAGCAGCGGCCACATTCTGTACAACTGTAGGCATCCAGCAGGTTTTTCCAGGTAAGGTCCTGAACGTCTTTTGCACCAAACTTAGGAATCTCTGCACCTTCTGCAGGCGCTTCTGTAGCCAGTTCCGGCTGCAACATGGATTGTACCTCGCGCTGGATGGCAGGCATATTCTCCATTTCGCCCTTAGGTTCCAGGCTCGCATAGAAGGCATTCGGGAATGCCAGTATAATATGCAGGTGTTTGGAGTAGGGGAGATAGTTCAGGAATGCCAGAATACCCAGGATATGTAACCACCAGCAAGTGCGTTCTACCGCCATTACCGATGAATCAGACATACCGTTGAATATGGAGGCAAACATTCCGGAAACCCAGAAATGGCCGGTCGCAACATAATGCTCCGAGCCACGCAGCTGCAGGTTCTGGTCTGCCGCATTCATGGTCAGGAACAGTGTCATCAGCACAATTTCGGTGATGAGGATATAGTTGGCGTCGGAACGTGGCCAGCCATCTAAATCTTTACTGATAAAGCGTTTGAGCTTAAGTATGTTTCTTCGGATGAGGAAAATGGCGCAGGATACAAGTACCAGCACTGCCAGGATCTCAAAAAGTCCGATCAATACAGGATAAAGGCTGCCTAATACGGGCACGAATAAACGATGTTTGCCCAGGATGCCATCCAGGATAATCTCCAGGATCTCAAGGTTGATGATAACAAAACCGGCATACACAAAGAAGTGAAGCACGGCCACCAGCGGGTTACGGAACATTTTCTTCTGACCGAAAGCCAGTAGCAATACGTTTTTCCAACGCTGATCAGGATGGTCGGTAAGGTCCTCATCCCGCCCCAGCAGAATATTCTTCCTTATCTGCCGCGCTTGTTGGGAGAACAGGTAAACTGCTATCCCAAAAGCAATTACAAATAACAACTCTTGTACAATTTGCATTATTTCAGATTTGACTCCCTAATTTATGTTTTTTTTTGATCGTATAACGCAGATGGGTATTTTCACTATTTTTGGCCCATGGAAAGCAGGAACGTAATTCTTACCAAAGACATCATACAGAAGAAGATTGAACGCATCGCCTACGAAATTTATGAACATAACAGCGATGGGAACGAAATCATTTTAGCGGGTATCTGGGACAGAGGCCTGGTCATTGCCCGTAAGATTGCCGCTATCTTGCAACAGATATCGCCATTGAAAACACGTATCATCGAACTGCGTCTGGATAAACAACACCCGGGAGCGGTAACTGTTTCAGAACAGGTTGATTTTAATGGGAAAGTGGTGATTATAGTGGATGATGTAGCCAACTCCGGCCGTACCATGCTGTACGCTTTGAAACCATTACTTGAATTTCTGCCTGAAAAAATCCAGACAGCCGTACTGGTAGACAGAAAGCATAAATCTTTCCCGCTTTCTGTAGACTTCGTGGGCTATTCCCTGGCTACTACCTTACAGGAGTCTGTAATGGTCGACATGGAAGGGGAGGAGATCATATCTGCCTATCTGCAATAATATAATCATCTGCATAATAATAACTAAGCAAAGCACTGGCCTGATACAGGGCGTATACATGCCTTTGATCAGAAGTAGAGCGCGTGTAATTTCATATAGCCCTTACTGTTAATTTCCAGCGTCGGGGCGGGGAATTTTATCATGTTCAATACCTGGAACAGCACCTTTACGCCTTTCTTCTTTGTCCTCAGTTTGGTGAAATCTATATCCGGCGACAGGTAAAACTGTCTGTACCGGCGGATAGGGCTATAGTCATGGAATACGCCATGGTCGTCTGTCCAGGAATTATCGGTACCGCCAAACATATCTTCTGCACCATAACCCACTGCAATATTGAGCCATCGCGGAAAGTTACTTTCCCTGGCGAAGGAATGTACATTCACAGACAGCCAGTAGGTTTGCGCATTATAGTCTTTCAGAATCCGCTCCGGGAGTGAATTTCCGAAAAGGTCCCTGGCTTTGTCCTTCAGTATGGGGTCATCATAGCTTTGGAGGTGTGAGGAGAATTTAATCTGGATACGTTGTTCGTTCCAGGCCAGCTCCTGGCTGATCAGGAGGGCGGAGCCAATGGTATTGGCGGCCATATCTGTCCAGGAAAAGCCCCATTCACTGCTATAGCCATCCAGTACTTCTATGACAGATTGAAACGCCAGCCCACTCAGGCCACCGATCCAAATTTGCTCCTTTCGCGGCAGCCCGCTCCATCGCCAGGCTTCCCTGCTGTATTTTCCAAGGAAATAGGCACTGAATATATGCCCGAACTTGTCCATCTGGTTCCATTCGTGAATATCATTAAAGAAGTGAAAGGAACTTTTGGGATAGCCACGGTACCAGGCGGCATTGAGTGCAACAAGGCTACTGCCGTAAACCACTGCGGTAGCACCGCTGAGTATGGCCACGCGGGCCGGTATGGTTGTGTCAGGGATAGAGAAAAAGGAGGGGCGCTGTTGCGCCTTGCCGGTTTGCAACAGGAATAGGATAGGTAATATGCATAATCGGCGGGTCATAAATAAAAAAAGAAAACCCGCAGTCCTGGCGGAACTGCGGGTAGCATTGTATTATTTCAGTTTCATGTCTGAGATAATACCATTTATTTTTTCATCCAGTTCGGCGGTAACTTTATCAAAGTCGGCAGCACTTGTCAGTGGCGCGTTTACGCTGAAATAGAATTTAATTTTAGGTTCGGTACCTGAAGGACGGGCAGAAATTTTGCTGCCATCTGCGAGTAAAAACTGTAGTACGTTGGATTTAGGGAGATCGATCGGTTTGATTTCACCGGATTTGATATCCTTGATCTGTTGCAGCTGATAATCGAAGAGGGTAACTACCGGAGAACCATTGATGGTAGCAGGCGGATTTTCGCGGTAGCCGCGCATCATGTCTGCGATTTCATCAGCCCCTTTCATTCCTTTTTTGGTAATGGAGATCAGGTGTTCTTTATAATAACCATATTTTGTGTAGATGCTCACCAGCTGGTCGAACAGGGTTTTGCCCTTGCTACGTGCTACAGCGGCCATTTCACAGATCATGGCTACAGACGATACTGCATCTTTATCGCGTACGTTACGACCGATCATATAACCGTAGGACTCTTCACCACCGCAGATAAAGCGCTCCTGTGGCTCTTTACGGCGGATCAGGTCAGCGATCCATTTGAATCCGGTTAATACATTATAGCAGTTAATATTGTTTTTAGCGGCAAAAACATCGATCAGGTCGGAGGTTACCACCGTTTTGGCGATGTAGTCGTTTGGTTCCTGTAAGCCTCTTTCCTTGCGTGCTTCCACGATATAGTTAAAGAGCAGCGCTGCGGTCTGGTTACCGTTGAGGAGAATCCATTCGCCATGGTTGTCTTTAACGGCGATGCCTACACGGTCAGCATCGGGGTCGGTACCGAGGAGAATGTCGGCATTGAGTGATTTGGCCATTTTCAGACCAAGGCTCATGGCTTCCGACTCTTCAGGGTTTGGATATACCACTGTAGGGAAGTTGCCGTTAGGCGTCGCCTGTTCTTCTACGATATGAACATTATCGAAGCCATAGCGTTTCAGGATCTCGGGTACCATAGTGATACCGGTACCATGAATGGGTGTATAAACGATGTTGAGGTCGTGCTGTTGTTTGCAGATCTCAGGGTTGATGCTGAGGCCTTGCAGTTCCTGGAGGTAAGCTTCGTCCACTTCTTTACCGATAAGGGTAATATTGGCTTCGCCACCGGTCCACTTCACTTCGTCAGGAGAGGTGATTTTCTCCACTTCACGAATCACATTTTTATCATGAGGCGGTACCAGCTGGGCGCCATCGTTCCAATAAGCTTTATAACCGTTGTATTCACGTGGGTTATGAGAGGCAGTTAATACCACACCGCCCTGGCATTGCAGGTGGCGGATAGTGAAAGAGAGTTCCGGTGTAGGTCTCAGACTTTCAAAGAGATATACTTTAATACCATTGGCAGCAAACACATTGGCAGCGGTTTCGGCGAAGAAACGGGAGTTGTTGCGGCTATCGTGCGCCAGCGCCACTTTAATTTCGCCTTCGAAGCTCTGCTTCAGGTAGTTAGCAAAACCCTGGGTAGCCATCCCAACGGTATATTTGTTCATACGGTTGGTACCAACACCCATGATACCGCGTAATCCGCCTGTACCAAATTCCAGGCTACGGTAGAACGCTTCTGTCAGTTCATCGGGGTTTTCAGCCTGCATTTTCTTTAACGTGGCCACCGTTTCAGCATCATAATTGCCATTCAGCCATTGTGACACTTTGTTTTGAATATTGATATCCATGGTCATCTTGTTTTGGGAGCCGAACGGCTCAAATAGTTTGTAAAGTAAAAATAAAAAAACCAATGTGGGAAATTCAAAATCCCGAATTCATTGAAAATCGCAGGTATTGGTTAATTTTGCGGCTATGAGGCAGTATGAAGACACCTATAAACAAAAAGGGTTACGCAGACAATTAGTAGAAGGTATCCGCCAGAAAGGAATAACTGATGAGAACGTACTTGCAGCTATTGGCAATATTCCAAGGCATTTCTTTCTTGATACAGCTTTTGAACTGGCCGCCTATGAAGACAGGGCTTTTCCTATCGGTGAAGGCCAAACGATTTCTCAGCCATATACGGTGGCCTATCAAACACAGCTGCTGGAAATAAAACCATACGAAAAAGTACTGGAAATCGGTACCGGAAGCTCTTACCAGGCCTGCGTTCTCGCAGAGCTGAAGGCAAATGTATTCACCATAGAAAGGCAAAAACGCCTATTCGACCAGGTGAAAAACTTCCAGTTTAAATCCAAATACCCTAACCTCCGCTTCTTTTATGGCGACGGCTATGAAGGCCTTCCTTCCTATGCACCATTCGATAAGGTGCTGGTCACTGCAGCAGCACCGCAGATCCCTGAAAAACTGGTGCAGCAGCTGAAAATTGGCGGTAAAATGGTGATCCCCGTAGGCGGACAGGAAGTACAGCGTATGCTGCGTATTACCAAAGTCAGCGACACAGAAGTAGAACAGGAGCTGTTCGATAACTTCTCCTTTGTGCCTATGCTGGCAGGAAAGAAATAAGTATTTATTTTTTAATTTATAAAGAGAAAAGCCTGTATCTACTCAGTAGATACAGGCTTTTTCCTTTATAACTATAATCTTCCACGCTCCGGATTTGGCTTCGGTGGCTCCTCTTCCTGTTTCTCTTCCTCTTCTGTATGTTTTTTCTTTTTAAACATATTCGGGTCCATCTTGCCGAAACGATAGCGTAGATTCAGGCGTACGAAGCGGGTGGCGCGTTTACGGTCGTAGTCCTGGATAAATGTAGGCGTCTCGTAATGTGAGTTGAACTGCTGTGTATTCAGTACATCGGAGATGTTCACTGCTACCACCAGCCTGTTACCCTTGAGCATTTCCTTGCGTATGCCGAAGTCTATGCCGTTCATGGCCTTGAATGTTCCCTGCGGCTGGATACGCGGACTGCGGTAATGCCCGCTCAGTTCTGTTGTAATCCGCAGTGGTAAACGAAACTGCATATTGCCACTGAGGCCAAGGGTGTAGTTTTCGTTTTTAATAGTAACACTATTGATGGTATTGTATTCCAGGTTAACGTTGGAATTGAACTTCCACCATTTGGTAATTTTCCAGCTATAGGAAAAATTAGCGCCCATATTCCTGGAAGTGGCCAGGTTCATAGGTTTGGTGGTGGTAACACCGGTAATGGTGTCCAGGGTGCTGATACGATCGATGTTGTCGTTCGTTTGCGCAAAATAGATACCTGTGCTCAGGTAGTTATTGGTTTGCGGGTACCAGGCGGAATAGTTCAGTTCAAATTTGTTGGTCAGCGCCGAACGCAGGTCCGGGTTGCCGGTGCGGATATTCTGCGGATCGCTGTTGTTGATATAAGGTAGCAGCTGATCGAAGTTAGGACGGTCTATACGCGTGCTGTAATTAAATACCAGGTTCTGGTTCTGGTTGGCAGGCAGATTATATTTCAGGAACACACTCGGGAAGATGTTAAAGAAAGATCTGTCTACACGGGAAGATTTGGTAAATGAATATCCTCTCAGGTACGACTGCTCAGCCCTGGCACCCACCTGGTAGCCCAGGTTGCCGATGGCATTGGCAAAGTTGAAGTAGCCTGCATAGATATCTTCTTCATAATTATATTTATTGGAGAGATCCAGACTGGGGATAAAAGCCAGGCTGTCCTGATTATAGAGTAGTGCCAGGTAGTCGTTGTTGATGCTGCGCATCGTCGCTTTCACGCCGGTTTCCAGCTTACCTTTTTTACCAATGGGGCTGGTATAGTCCGATTGGAGGTTCCAGAATTTATTGCCGTTTAAGCTGTTGTTATGCTGGTTGCTGGTACGGTAGGTGGTATCCGCATTGGCGTGATAATAATTGCTCCCGTACTGGCTGCTGCCGTTGCTGGCATTATCGCTGTAGCTGACATAGGCCGTCAGTTCCTGGTTTTGCTTTGCAAAAGTGCGTTTATAGGAGATGCTGGTATTGTTGTTATTATTGTTGTAATGGCTGATGTTATTACGAATGCCATAGGTCAGCAGGTTGCGTTTATCGTCCAGGTTATTCAGGTTGATGTTATCGAAACTGCCGCCGTAGCTGTAGTTCAGACCTTGTGCAATGGTGATGGTGTTATGATCGTCCAGGAAGTAATCCATTCCGAACCTGCCACCGTTGTTGCCGTTGAAGTTATTGTTACGGCTGGTTTGCGTGAAATAACGCGTGTTCGATGAGTCGGTGATAAGATTTTCCCTGCGGCTGATACCACTGCCGCTGAGGTCTTCATATCTGCCGTTGTAATTAGCAAAGAAGTTGAAGCGTTTGATACGCAGACTTGCATTGGCGCTACCGTTGAGCTGTCCGCGGGTAGCCGCGCCAACATTGAACATGACGTTATAGCCGATGGCTTTATCTTTCTTCAGTACGATGTTGATAATACCCCCGCCGCCCTGCGCTTCGAATTTAGCAGAGGGATTGTTGATGACTTCCACGCGGTCGATACTTTCGGCCGGAATCATCTGAAGTGCTGTTTTAGCATCACCAAACGGCGAAGGTTTTCCATCTACATAAATAGTCACACTTTTACCTCTCAGTGTAACATTGTCGTCTATATCAACATCTACGCTGGGGATATTTTTGAGTATATCTGTACCGGTACCACCTTCTGCGTTAATCATATCTCCCGCATCAAAAACCTGTCTGTCTATCTGCATGGAAAATGCAGGTTTTTCGGCTTTGATTTCAACGGTATTCAGTTCTTTTCCGGCTCTGTTCAGGTGAAGGGTGCCGGCAAAAGTATTTTTGCCTTCGCTTACGCGAACGGCTTTCTCGAGTTTTTGATAACCCATGAAAGTAACGCGTATAACATATACGCCGGGAGCAACATTATTGAAGCTGAAATTGCCGGTAGCATTGGTGTACATACCGGTTACGACGGAAGAGTCGGTGCTGTTTAGCAACACTACGGACGCCATCTCTACAGGCTTTGTGGTGGTAAGGTCCACAATTTTCCCGGAGATTTTCAAAGGCTGGGGAGCAGTCGTTTGTCCATAAACGTTACATAGCAACAGCAACA
This window of the Chitinophaga sp. Cy-1792 genome carries:
- a CDS encoding (Fe-S)-binding protein encodes the protein MHIKTMAEYAANGETPEVLFWVGCASSFDQRTQKITKAFATILDKVGVKFAVLGREESCTGDPARRAGNEFIFQMMAQSNIQVLNMYEVKKIVTTCPHCFNTIKNEYPALGGNYEVIHHTTYLQQLIDEGKIKVKEGGSFKGKKITYHDSCYLGRANEIYEAPRKVLEILDAELVEMKRCRSKGLCCGAGGAQMFKEEEKGTNRINFERGQEAVDTGASVVAANCPFCMTMLTDGVKEAGKEDSVQVLDLAEIIAESLK
- a CDS encoding (Fe-S)-binding protein; translated protein: MQIVQELLFVIAFGIAVYLFSQQARQIRKNILLGRDEDLTDHPDQRWKNVLLLAFGQKKMFRNPLVAVLHFFVYAGFVIINLEILEIILDGILGKHRLFVPVLGSLYPVLIGLFEILAVLVLVSCAIFLIRRNILKLKRFISKDLDGWPRSDANYILITEIVLMTLFLTMNAADQNLQLRGSEHYVATGHFWVSGMFASIFNGMSDSSVMAVERTCWWLHILGILAFLNYLPYSKHLHIILAFPNAFYASLEPKGEMENMPAIQREVQSMLQPELATEAPAEGAEIPKFGAKDVQDLTWKNLLDAYSCTECGRCSAACPANLTGKLLSPRKIMMDTRDRVTEVGKNIKANNGTFQEDGKTLLRDYITEEELRACTTCNACVQECPVSISPLDIILQLRRYLVMEESSAPAEWTGMFSNIENNMAPWKFGPDDRENWINEMNS
- a CDS encoding phosphoribosyltransferase family protein, producing MESRNVILTKDIIQKKIERIAYEIYEHNSDGNEIILAGIWDRGLVIARKIAAILQQISPLKTRIIELRLDKQHPGAVTVSEQVDFNGKVVIIVDDVANSGRTMLYALKPLLEFLPEKIQTAVLVDRKHKSFPLSVDFVGYSLATTLQESVMVDMEGEEIISAYLQ
- a CDS encoding DUF2279 domain-containing protein, with the protein product MTRRLCILPILFLLQTGKAQQRPSFFSIPDTTIPARVAILSGATAVVYGSSLVALNAAWYRGYPKSSFHFFNDIHEWNQMDKFGHIFSAYFLGKYSREAWRWSGLPRKEQIWIGGLSGLAFQSVIEVLDGYSSEWGFSWTDMAANTIGSALLISQELAWNEQRIQIKFSSHLQSYDDPILKDKARDLFGNSLPERILKDYNAQTYWLSVNVHSFARESNFPRWLNIAVGYGAEDMFGGTDNSWTDDHGVFHDYSPIRRYRQFYLSPDIDFTKLRTKKKGVKVLFQVLNMIKFPAPTLEINSKGYMKLHALYF
- a CDS encoding phospho-sugar mutase, which translates into the protein MDINIQNKVSQWLNGNYDAETVATLKKMQAENPDELTEAFYRSLEFGTGGLRGIMGVGTNRMNKYTVGMATQGFANYLKQSFEGEIKVALAHDSRNNSRFFAETAANVFAANGIKVYLFESLRPTPELSFTIRHLQCQGGVVLTASHNPREYNGYKAYWNDGAQLVPPHDKNVIREVEKITSPDEVKWTGGEANITLIGKEVDEAYLQELQGLSINPEICKQQHDLNIVYTPIHGTGITMVPEILKRYGFDNVHIVEEQATPNGNFPTVVYPNPEESEAMSLGLKMAKSLNADILLGTDPDADRVGIAVKDNHGEWILLNGNQTAALLFNYIVEARKERGLQEPNDYIAKTVVTSDLIDVFAAKNNINCYNVLTGFKWIADLIRRKEPQERFICGGEESYGYMIGRNVRDKDAVSSVAMICEMAAVARSKGKTLFDQLVSIYTKYGYYKEHLISITKKGMKGADEIADMMRGYRENPPATINGSPVVTLFDYQLQQIKDIKSGEIKPIDLPKSNVLQFLLADGSKISARPSGTEPKIKFYFSVNAPLTSAADFDKVTAELDEKINGIISDMKLK
- a CDS encoding protein-L-isoaspartate(D-aspartate) O-methyltransferase, which gives rise to MRQYEDTYKQKGLRRQLVEGIRQKGITDENVLAAIGNIPRHFFLDTAFELAAYEDRAFPIGEGQTISQPYTVAYQTQLLEIKPYEKVLEIGTGSSYQACVLAELKANVFTIERQKRLFDQVKNFQFKSKYPNLRFFYGDGYEGLPSYAPFDKVLVTAAAPQIPEKLVQQLKIGGKMVIPVGGQEVQRMLRITKVSDTEVEQELFDNFSFVPMLAGKK
- a CDS encoding outer membrane beta-barrel family protein, giving the protein MRKHLSLLLVLLLLLCNVYGQTTAPQPLKISGKIVDLTTTKPVEMASVVLLNSTDSSVVTGMYTNATGNFSFNNVAPGVYVIRVTFMGYQKLEKAVRVSEGKNTFAGTLHLNRAGKELNTVEIKAEKPAFSMQIDRQVFDAGDMINAEGGTGTDILKNIPSVDVDIDDNVTLRGKSVTIYVDGKPSPFGDAKTALQMIPAESIDRVEVINNPSAKFEAQGGGGIINIVLKKDKAIGYNVMFNVGAATRGQLNGSANASLRIKRFNFFANYNGRYEDLSGSGISRRENLITDSSNTRYFTQTSRNNNFNGNNGGRFGMDYFLDDHNTITIAQGLNYSYGGSFDNINLNNLDDKRNLLTYGIRNNISHYNNNNNNTSISYKRTFAKQNQELTAYVSYSDNASNGSSQYGSNYYHANADTTYRTSNQHNNSLNGNKFWNLQSDYTSPIGKKGKLETGVKATMRSINNDYLALLYNQDSLAFIPSLDLSNKYNYEEDIYAGYFNFANAIGNLGYQVGARAEQSYLRGYSFTKSSRVDRSFFNIFPSVFLKYNLPANQNQNLVFNYSTRIDRPNFDQLLPYINNSDPQNIRTGNPDLRSALTNKFELNYSAWYPQTNNYLSTGIYFAQTNDNIDRISTLDTITGVTTTKPMNLATSRNMGANFSYSWKITKWWKFNSNVNLEYNTINSVTIKNENYTLGLSGNMQFRLPLRITTELSGHYRSPRIQPQGTFKAMNGIDFGIRKEMLKGNRLVVAVNISDVLNTQQFNSHYETPTFIQDYDRKRATRFVRLNLRYRFGKMDPNMFKKKKHTEEEEKQEEEPPKPNPERGRL